Within Telopea speciosissima isolate NSW1024214 ecotype Mountain lineage chromosome 8, Tspe_v1, whole genome shotgun sequence, the genomic segment ATCGTGATGGAACTTGCCAGTCTAACAACCTTGGCCAGTTCATCACCCAACAAGTGAAATAATGTAGTAAAGCCAAAATAAAAGTATTGTTCTGCTTAACATATCTTACTGTAGTTTTAATAAgtaatgattttatcaaaacaGTAAATAGACACTGAAAAAGCTATCGTACAAAAAGCCAGCATATGCCTAATCTCTTTAGAATCTTTATCGTGGATAACTCTTTAGAATCCAATTTAATGCCCAAAGTCAAAAGTTCTATATTCTTGTCCTTTTTTATGCAAGCCTAGATATATGTCACGACTACAACCTAAACCATGTGGACTAGGCCTACAACCAAATGTTACATTTGGTTGCAAGTCTGAATCATCTCAGAATTTCTGATCCATAATTTCTTCTCACTTAAGTATCTCCTCATATTTGATTAAAGACAACAACATTCCACTACCTCTCACTCATGAAATGTTCCTCCCTTCAACACCATCAatgaaaatcccatccaaggaCTTTAGACTCTGATTCCTCCAGTATACCAAACACATTCATTCCACCACTTTGCATTTGATCCCTTATATATTTTCATCATGTTGTACCCTTCCCTACCCTCAAAATGAGGCTTGGATCACTACCCTAGAAAATGCTTCAAGTTTCCCTCAATTGAGTCTGAGTGGATAAAAGTATTAAACAACCAAACCAGGGGTGAAATATTTGCAGTTCTAgaacaatttcttttttttttttaagcataGCTTTACTTTGTACTTTGTCTAGGCATGGTTAACCAGCTATTCATCTACTTTCCCAGAACCTAAATTTTTAACATAAGAAGTTCTTACGATTGTTACTTAACATCATATTAATCAGGCAGTTAGTATATATGATAAAATTCCATTAACCTTAAATTGATACCCATATGGTACAATAACAAAATTCACTATCTTCGGACTTGAATTGACCAAGAGAACAGCTGAGTAGTTACATAGATGTGGAATTTGAGATTTAACGATAGAAGGAACTGCCATGTTGAGATAAGTAGTTGATACAACCAAACTCATCAACTCCATGCCAATTACTAACATTTCACACTAGAGCAAATTGTTCGTCCTCAGCTCCTGCTAGCAGAAATAACTTTAATCCCAATAATAGAATGACTCACATGTTTTGGGAAGCTGTTCATTCCTACGGTTGTAGGATATTTTGTATGAGGAAGAAAAACAACTCAATAAGCCTCATCTTTGCAACCAACATAAAATCAAAGGCTGAATATTTGCGGCTGTACAAAGATCTGAACATCTCAAACACagataaatgaaaataaaatctcAGGAATAAACTTACAGCTGACTCTGTCTTGCTGGAGTTGGACTTGCCAGATGCGTTGCCTTTTTTCCCAGGTCCGGAAGCGCCGGAAGCTCTGACTCCTGAACCAGTTCTACCTGAAGAACTAGTCTTTGCTCCACGACTACTTGCACCTGCTTTTGTTGAACCACCACGAGCCCAAGCACCATCTTGTGGAGACTTCCTCATACCCACTTGGCCAGCCCTGGTAGGCCTTCTGCCTGCTGGATCTCGGCTTGGAGGTCTCCAAACATCAGGATCATCCATCGGAGCACCTGAGGAAGTAGGGTACTCTTCTAACGGTTGAAAAATAAATGATGAGTTAGTATTAATAGGAGGTGAGGAAGAGCGTATAGTCCCCGGAACCTCCTTGAAGGCCCTTCTCTCCGCATCCAACTGTTTAACTATATCTATTTCTTCAGATAGACTTTTCTTCACATTCATCCATTTCGCTCGGATTAAAGGGTCATCAAGCGTGCTCATGTGCCTGTAAAGAGTaaacaaagaaagctgagaaCTTGCCCCTCAGTAACGGCCATATAAATTACAGCCTAATTTGAAAAGTAAGCTTAAACAACTCACAATAGTTAATCAAAACCCCACTCATTTGCAAACATACTGCAGGAAACATGACTTTTCAAAATCCTTCACCAATTAAAAATCTGTAAAAGGAAATGTTCAGACGATAGACCAAGATCATAAACCCAAATCTGCTTTAAAAagtcctttttttatttttgtgccCTTTTCTGGAAAATTTCTTCCGGGCAGAAAGATCTACATGTGACACGGCTTCGTTCCTCccgaaaagagagagagagtctccgATTCACAAATCAGGAATAGCAAAAATTCTTAAATTTTCTTctaaaagggagagaaaaaaaaaacagaaattcaaAAGCAACGTCAGAAACAAAAGCCAGAATTATAACTAAAACGATATGGGTAAAAGAAGTAAGTACTTGTTGATCTGAGCAATGGCGCCATCGAAGAATATGATTGCCGTGTCGTAGAGGCCTTCCAGGGCGTATTCCTTAGCCAATTTAACATGTTCATGCAATCCTGCAACAGCTCCCACCATCCTCAAAATCTAGGGATTCAAAAAGCTGTGAAGATCGCAATCCAGGATTATGAACGTTGAAATGCTTTGAGTAAAAGCAGCTCTTCAAAGTTTTctgctttccactttgttcTTTCACGGTCTCTGCCGGTTCAAAACTTGAATTAAAATCGCAGTTGCAAATTTTTTAAGTGAAGTAGCTTCTCCCTCccaccctctccttctcttctcaacAGTTGAGATGACGGAGACGTTTTAACGCTCGACAGGAACGGGGAGAGAAGAATAAATTTACTCTACCAAATTTATCCTtaaactttttaaaaataacCCAATCCTACTATTTGACTCGAGTGTTGGGACCTGGAGCTGGCGGGTATTTCATATGAATATAAActttaatgaaatatttttttttattttttttttttagtaagtACTTTAATGAACTTTAATGAAATATTACCGCTCAAGTtacgtttttttattttttgggtgataACTCAAGGTACGTCAACGTCTAACTAATCGttacggaaaaaaaaaagtttatacACGCGCCATTGTAGGAACCTTTTTTATATTTCTGctacggttttttttttttttgggtaagatatTCCTGCaagtggtttttttgtttttggtctgTGTTTACTTTATGGGAAAATGACACTGCGATCCCCTGAGGTTTATCTCCTAAATATAGAGTGACTCcctgtattttgaaaatatacaaTCAGCACCTGAGTTTAGGGTACTTGTTACACTCAGCCCCATCCGTTAAAGCATTCTCGTTAGTTGTTGATGTGTTGGCCTTTGATaccttaaaatgacaaatatacccctaatggggtgtgagcttaccattttacccttaggGAAGTCTGaacttcacacccccttccccttccctttcccttccccttccccttcccctgctACTCGAAATTACCTATGACAGAGAGGCCACAGCAGGAAGGGACAACATTTGGGCGCAACAACAATAGAAGGTAGTGACCAGGGGGTCACGTTTGAGTGCAATGGAGGTAGTGCAGGCGACAGGGAGTCGTTGCGGTGAGTTGCAGTTACCATGGGAGTTGCAGCAGTAGGCGGTAACAAAGGGTAATGGCCAGCGACCTTGTTTGAGTcatttctcaaatcaaaacaCTACTACTGTCGGCATCAGAAAATCGAGCTTCATGGCCGAACCCACCAGCTACTTAATAAAGTTAAATGGAAAAATTTGTAGTCCTCGTTTGGAACGAAATATCATAACCGTGTCTTGTTCCTCTCTCTcggaggaaaaggaaaagaaaaagtaaaaaggagAGAACGAAGGAAGATCTCAGACATGGATGCGCTAGATTCCGTCGTCGATCCATTGAGAGAGTTCGCTAAGGACAAGTATCGCCTTGTCAAGCACTGCCACAAGCCAGATGGAAAAGAATTCACGAAGGTCACATTTTGTATGGCTGCCGGCTTCATCGTGATGGGATTCGTTGGGTTCTTCATGAACCTAATCCTCATCCCCATCAACAACATCATCGTCGGATCTATTTAGGTAAACGTGGAGTTGTAAAGGAAGAATGCAGGGAGTATTCCATTCACATGGATGATTACGTAGGGGAAGGATGCTGAACACTTCAGGCACTTGGTCTATCTATGCATCTCATTTTCTTAGCTAGACAGAGTTTGAGTTTTATGGATTAGGGATTGGTTTCTCTTAaagctttattttttgttcttaatGAAGATCTGCAACCTTGCGTAGAAGTTGCCTTCAGTTGTATTTTGTGCAAGGTCAGTCCACTAGTTTTTGTTACTATTTTAACCAGTTGGTTTTGATAACCTACtttaagctaaaaaaaaaaagttaaatgaaggaagaagaagaacccaatTCAGATCTCACTCTCTTAATTTAATGAAGAAGAACCCACTTCAGATCTCACTCTCTTAATCCCCAAATGCTCATTAAATGATAAAGCAATGGAGAAACTGAACATTTCCCTTTCCCCTCTCTTGTACAAACCTTGCAAATCTCAGATCTGCTCTTGAGGATTATTAAGAAAGATATGAGgagtgattcttcttcttcaacatcgcCCTGTgctcatattagatgtgttcttgggttcaagcaGTTCCACTCTCTGTACTTGGAAGAAGCCTGGAGCTGCTAGGTTGGCTGGAATGGCGGCCATGGAAGCAACGACGGCAAcacgaaggaggagaagaagtcaaaaaatcaagaaaatcaagaagaagaaagaaaaaggttagagaggaaagaggatttgaagagggcaaagttggcattttacattgtattatttaacaccgttcACTCAAGGGGTGCGGCTGTATATTTTCAAAACACAAagggtcgctctgtatttaggacaaacctcagggggtcatagtgtaattttcccttactTTATTTGGCAACTTCAAAACAAGGTGGTTTTCAATTCTgtaaaacctaaccctagatgggttCTATAGAACAACTCTCATTGGTTCTTAAGATTTCTCCCCATCCCCCATTTTACCCGATGAAGTAACTAATCAGGATAGTTCTTATAGACTTCCTCTGTCTATTATGCAATCTTTACCTATGTTAAGTTATCCTATTTTGATTTGTGCAAGATAGGCGGAGCAGGGTGGACATACTACATTCTGTTGAGAGGACAAATTGCTTTGGTCGCTGCAGGACTTGGATCTGATGGAAGGAGATCTAACATGTTGTCTTTGACCCCTTGGGAGATTGGCTGGATGGAGATCTCCAACGAGCTCATTAATGCTATTGGGAGATGGTCGCCTTGAATTGGTTGAGTTTGTCCTGCTATAGTTTCCCCTAGAGTTACGAGCAATATGCCTTGAATGAACAAACAGCTCTGGAGCTAGTGGAGGCTATAGAAGTTCTTGTATCTGAGTAATCTGCTTGATGACATTGCAGAGTAAGTTCTCCATGTTCAAGATCTGCAACTGCATTGCATCTAAGCAAGCTTTGGTTGCTACAAGTTGAGTATCAAGATGGATAGCAGTTAGAGGATCATgatttttggggttatttgtccCCCCAGATATATGGTCGCATTCCTATTTCCTTCGTTGTTTGCAGATTGAGCCCCCACAAAAGATCTCGTCAGCCACAATGAGTGTGGCCCTCTGAACGAATTGTTCCTCTTCAAGAGGTGGTGCAGCGGGTGAACGGATCTGCACCATGTTGATTGCTATGAGTGTTGTAGCATCACTCTGCGGTCGTTTCCCATAGACAACGCCAACTATTGTGGTAAAAAAACTACACGGACGGTGTTCCAACCTGCAAACAATTACAAACCTACAAAATCCACAGGGAAAACATCATATATGACTGGAGCGGACTCCAGGGgtgactctctgatgcctaagccATTTTTTTGGTAGTAGTAAAGAATGGTAGATTGAATTCACATAGCTTAGAGTTTGATCCATACCTGCTCGAGTGTCTAGGTCTTTTATTTGCATCATGTATAATGTTTTCTTTTACATAATCAAGACACCTCATCCAAAAGTGGGATCTCCTTGACTTTGCTACATGGTTTGCTAGAGAGTTAGCAACTTGATTCACCTCTCTATAACAATGGGAGATTCTACCTGATTGATGATAGAAAAGCACTTGAGTTCCTCCAATGTTCTTGTAATTCCCCAAGGATGGATGCATTTGAAACAGAAGATATAAATGCTTGAGAATCACTTTCAAACAAAATGCGAATATGACCAACCACTTCATTATTTTATCAAATAAATATTATTTGGAAAGTGATTCAAATGTTTTTAGGTCCAATCACGGGTCTTGACTGTAGACACCTTATTTTGTCACCCCAGAGGTCGCCCTGACGATGATGAGTATCCCTTGAGGCTGAGAGACTTTGTATCTATGTATTTAGGAGGTTTTTCATGCTCTCTGACAAGTCCACCAAATCGTCCATACagaatgatcaaaatacccttgaagagGAAAACATAAAATTAAGTGGTTATTAATCCTAGAAATGTACTAAGATGTCCGAATAATAAATTATTTCACCATAATCAAATTGGTATGAAACTGAACTCATTTGCCCCTTTATTGGGAGAAGATTCTATTTTTGCAAGTGGTATCCACACTGGAGGCAGTCCATACTAACTAGTACTATCCCCTATTTTCATACCAAAATGTAGTATGGGAAATAAGGAGAAATGTGGTTTTTGAATCCCTTGGATCGGACATACAAATCAAAAGTCATGAGCATTTAGACGTTCCAATATTACACTAGATGGGCTAGACCCAGCCCAGTTCACTTTAGAACTAACCCGATAAAAATATAACCATAGAAAGAGGCACAAAATGCACAATCAACATCCAGACTAGAGGTTGACAGTCAAACGGCCCGAACAGACATCGAGTTGACCTAGTGTCAACATCGATGAGCCATTTGATTTTGTTGAACAAAACCTCTGAATATCAACATGCAATCGACAATGAAAATTATTTCTTTGATAGTTAAGCCCCTCCACTCGATGTCAAATGATGTTCTTCGACACCAATTCGATGTCGTCTAACCTTGGATCGATGTTGGAAGAAGCTAAGAAAGTGCATTTAAGGTTGTCAGTTTATGTTTGTGGAGTAACTTCATGACCATTTTGAGTTATATTTCAATTGGGATTTTGGGAAGCTTAAAACATAAGAAAAGTAATTATTTGAGTTATCTTCCATATTCAATTTGAATCATATCAGTACGATATCATGGCTTGAAATTatgacttgatcttcaagactGGCGTGTGTACTGCAAAGAAAAGTTGTGTCTACATATTAGTCAGATTCAAGATCTATTTTGGGGTACATACACTAATATTTAACTCAAAGTCAAAACATAAAAGTTGTAGCCCTTTGAGTCTTCTATACGTTAAAAAAAGAATCGGGACAAATGAAGGTTGGACAAGAAAGTTATGGCCATTTTTGTGAAGGTGCATAGCAGCCAATGTCGATGTCGAGCTGCTATCGACTGACACTATGTCGATGTCAAATCGAGGCATGTAAATGTCTAACAGAACCATTTTAATATCAATTTCTGCAAATACGAAGTGCATCTAACCTTCCATATTTGAGTGGTTTTGATTCCTATCATGCATGAGAACTTATTTGGAAGCTATGAACTCGTTTATGGACatttttaggcccaaaaaaacACATCTTTGATAACAATACACTTGCTTGAACCTAATTGACCAAGATCATTGGAAAAACCTACACCATTGATGCCAAACCACTTGGAAAATTCTTCATGGATGATTTGGATCGAAGCAATAATCCATGGACTTGTTTAAGAGCATGTACACCCCACTAAATCTATAAATACACGGTCTCCCATGTTGAGGGGGATCCTTCTCTAATTTCTCCATACAAAATCTGGGTTTTCAAACTTGGAATGTGATAGAGAGAAGGGTGTGCAACCCTAATACTTGGGTGATTATTGTGAACGAATTTGAGCCTTCTTACTGAGTCAAGGGCGATCCACAACCTCTCATCTTTGAAGTTCTTCAATTAGGTGAgacctccttctcctcctctatttattttatttatattttcttagtttttcttttcttctttttatcttgTGCATTCTAAAAGAGGATGTGTAATCCTACCTCTTTAGGTAGTGGTCACACACtccatcatttatttttttaattctcatTTTACTTGTAGATTTTAGGCCTTCCAATTATGAATGGCTTCACTCTTCTCTTTATAGGATAGGTTCCTTATTTTTATATCTACTATATTTATGTTATATGTTTGGATCTGTGTaaattctctttatttttcatgGTGATTCTATAATAATGACCATCTTCAATGCTCTATTTTGGTGCATTATGATCACCTTGTGAATGAATCTTCATTATCCTTTAGAatagattttcttcttcttcatatatTCTATGCTATTATAGTCTATGCTATCTTATGTGGTGTTTTGTATTCATATCTCACTTCTCTCTTTTAATCTTATGATAATCTCCATATTGATTGAAGACTCTTGATGATGTGATACAATGTATGTGCTGATCTTATGGATTTGTTTTATATGTCATcttctactatttttttttatacctcATGCATCCATGCATTTTTTAGTTCTTATCTTACgtattttcttatgattttagATCACACTTTCTATGTACCATTGATTCATATCTGGCTAGCATGTCCATGTTTGGTTTCTTCATTATCCTCATGACGATTTGCATGCTTGTTGATTTCTCCCACTGTCATGATGTGATGATAATCTATGGATAGTTGTTTACATCTTTATATTTGGTGTTATCATAGCCTCTTGCATACATGTATGTACTTTAGACCTTCTCTGTAACTTTCATTTATGTTTTCTCTTGTTCAGATCTAGGTTCTTTTTGTATCTCTTCAATCTGTCAATAGCATATTCTCATGTTTCCATGCATCATATGCATCTTTACATTCTCAAGGTTTCCCCTTCATTTACCATTTTCTCATGTTTCCATGCATCATATGCATCTTTACATTCTCAAGGTTTCCCCTTCGTTTATCATTCATTAATGCATCCTAGTTTAGGTCTTGGATATTTAGGATTTGCTTTCTTATGCATTGTTCATTCCTACTTTGTATATTATTTGATTACATTATGTGTCAGTCTGTGTACTAACCACGCAACCAAACATTTTATGTATGTTTTTTGTCaactcttattttttattttatttttcatgtataCTAACCCCTACAATGCAGCCAAGCTTCcaggtatatttttttttacctttcctTGTATTTTATTCACCTTCCTTCTACTTTATTTTTTACCTAAAAACATATTATACCATTGCCTAGCCAAGTAATAGGAAGATCGACTTGACCGAGCAGACTAAGGTGCTTAATACCTTCCCCAGACCGTAACTTGAGCCATACCCAGACTAATGGACCGATCAGTCCCCAATGGGCATTATAGGAGTTAACTTTACATTataggtcctagaccctcctctagatgacgactccaacattcaattcacctctcccttcaccccaaagagggatgaggtggaagACACATGACGATCCCCCATtatgtcattgtcctcacattGACACTCTCTTATTGATGAACAATGTATTAGTTTTTAGGGCGGTGATTTTGTTCCATGCGTGCAAAGTCCATTATGGATGTCAATAGTATAGGGGAGAGAGTGTAATTGAAATTTCTACAACCGAAGGTTTACAGGTTACGTCTTGTTTAGTGTCGTCCTTAAGTTTTAATAAGGACAACTTAAAAGCTACCTTGTAGGATCACACTACTTGGGTTGATCATGTCTATAAGATTGTAATCTTTGTACTTAGAATTCTTATAAATAGAAGCTATAGCTCAAATCATACTGAGCATAAACACAATATACAATTATCTTTCTAAACTTGAGATATAGCAAGAGAGagtctcttcatcttcaagcTTTGGATTCAGCCATTGAAGAAGGTGCATTCGATAGAGATCATCATCGAGTGCTACATTCATTTGAAGGAACACTCTATTTGTGTGTTTTAGGTAACCCCAAATCCTCAATTATTAGCTTTATTGGATGTATTCATTGAGATCCTTtgctaaaaatttatttttttatgtatacTATGTCGATTCGCTTCTGCCGCAACCATTATAAACAACCTTCGAGTCTCTGCCGATTTGCTTCTTCCACAGCCATCATAAACAACctttgagtctctctctctctctctctctctctctctctctctctctctctctctctctctctgtgtgtgtttgtgtgtcacacacacacaaacacacatacacacaactACAAGGATAGAAACTTATTCCTTCTTCATTCAACAATAACTAGGATGATTGTGAttattaaaaccctaactcccttcttgtgggtttttttttttttttggggggggggggggagaagggggTGTTGTAGGAATTCTTCCCTCGtgaattctttttctttcttggggGTGTAAGGATctaattttgattttcattattttttaaagggGAGAGGGTTCCCTCCAAGCCCTAGTATTAATTTGAGCGAATGGAAGGATAGGGTTACAAATCCATAAATAGGGGGTTTTAAGGAGAGAGTATGTGGCCCCACCATTTTTGTTTGTCTTAGCTTGCAGATTACTTCACACATGGGTGCTGtggaaatatttttctttttaaaatcaGTTCATTAAGGGTTTTAAGATATAAGGTGTTTGGCAGCAACTCAAACTTATGCTTAAACCACAATGAAAGCACCCCTTGGTGTTTAAAGCCTCAAACATTATTTCCCATTCTCAATTCATCAGTCACGTATGGTTTGTCTCATATCTTAAAGAAATGGAACATTGAGTTCTTTGGGAACCTTTTTGAATTCAAGGAATTCCTTTTTTCTCATATCAAATTTCTTGAAGGTTTAGACCCCACCTTGGATGTTCTCTCTAGGATCTCTGATGCTTCTAACACTCTAAATTGGTTGTTAGAGGCTGAAAatatattttggtttcaaatATCTTGGCACCTCTATGGGTCGGATGGGGTAGGAATACTCATTTCTATCATGCGGTGACTAATGTAAACCATCTTACTAGGACTATGGATTGTGTGAAACATCCAAAGGGGAACCTTGTTTATGACCCTTCCTTGGTAGCGCAAGTTTTTGTGTCACattattttgggattttttttgtaCTTCTAATCCCCATAACCCCTACTTTGTGGAACCTCTTTTTAGACCTTCCATTTCATCTGATGAGAATGTTTTTTTGTCTTCTCTCCCTTCTGTGGATGAGATTCATGACATTGTTTTCACGTGGGTGCATATAAAGCGCCAGGACATGATGGCATGTCGacattattttataaaaaaatgttgAGATTTTGTCCAAGATGATGTTGTCAGCTTTGTCCATGCTTTCTTCTCTATCCTTGTACTTCTTCCTGGGATAAATTATATTCTTATTACTTTGATCCCTAAAAGAGAGAAAGCTATCCTCCCTGAAGATTTCAGACCTATCAGTCTCTGTACTGTGGCCTCAAAATTATTTCTAAGCTTCTTGCTAAAAAGACTGCAATGTTACATTCATAGATTCATATCCCTGTTTCAAGAAGCATTTATTAAGGGTAGACAGATTTCAGATAACATCATCATTGCTCAGAGGATCATTCATTTTATGCGTCATTGCAAGGGTAGGCAGGGTGGGTTGTTATTAAGTTAGACATGTTAAAATCCTAAGATTGTCTTGAGTGTGGTTATGTTCATGCTCTCTTCcaatttttaggttttttttagcATTAGTGTGATATGATAAGTGTTTTGATGTCCTTAGTCTCTTACTCGATTAAAATTAAAGGAACAACTTTAAAATTCTTTGAACCTTCTAGGGGTATTCAGCAGTGATATCCTCTCTAAGTCCGTTTTTGTTCATTTTATCTATGGAAGGTTTTCCAAGACTTATGTCCATTTATAAGGAGCTTAATATGTTTAGGGGGATTAAAATTGCTAGATCTACCTCTGAGGTCTCTCGCTTGTTatttgtatatgataattttgTGTTTTGAAGAGCTAATTTAGATGATATCCTTTCTAATTAGGCTATTCTTCATCATTTCATGACCTCTCAGGCCATCATATTAATACTAGTAAGAGTGAGATATTTTTAGTAAGAATACTCCATCTTCTCTTAGAGATCAAATTTATCGTCAACTTGGCATGAATAGAgatgtcctctctctctctctctctctctctctctctctctaggctCTCCCATTTTGGTTTCAAGAGCTAAAAGTAAACACTTGAGTTGTATTATTCAAAGAGTTCAATCAAAACTTGTGATTTAGAAAATGACTTTATTATCCCAAGCTAGACGATATGTGCTTTGCTCGGTTCCAACTTATATAAtgtcttgtttttttatttcctaaGGGTGTTTGTGCCAAACTTGATACAATTAACATTAGGATTTGGAGAGGTGAATATGAGGATAGGAGAAAGATCTCTCTAATTCCATGGACTAAGGGTTGCAAGGTCAAGAGTAAAGGGGGTCTTGGATTTAGGTTGAGTTCCACTCATAATGAGGCCCTTTTAATTCATCTTAGGTGGAGGCTCTTATAGTCTCCCTCTAGTTTGTGGAGTAGGATTTTAAAGGCCAAATATTTTCCCAATAAAAGTACCATTTCCTCTGATTTCCCAAGGAAAGGGTCATGGGTTTAAAATAGTATTGCCCATGTAGTTTCAAAGTTGAAAGAACTTGTGTGTTGAAAAGTTAGGGATGGAGAATCAATTAATGTTTGGAAAGACCCAGGGATGCCTCGGTGGAATCATGTTTATCATGGTGTGAATAGATCTAATATCCCATCTGCCTCTAAAGTTTCTAATCTTTTGTTTGGGAGGTCTTGGCATTTACCTTTGCTTAGTTATTTATTCCCTAGTGATGTTAATGCATCATCTGTGCatgatgattttcttttctatcctttTCAAAAATGGAGTTTTGACAACTAAGATCTTGACAAGATTTTTGTTTAGTGTTGACTCATCTGTTTCACAAGAATTTGTTCAAAAGTCTTCTGGCCTATCACATTCTTTGAAAGTATGGTCTCTGCTGTGGAAATAAAATTGCATCCTAAATTTTGAGTTTCTTATGGAAATTATTGAATAAAAGTCTTACAATGAAAGATAAGCTATGCTGATTCTTAAACATAGACGATAGTGCATGTTTTGTCATTTGAAAAAAGACTTTGACTGGTA encodes:
- the LOC122671963 gene encoding protein transport protein Sec61 subunit gamma-like, giving the protein MDALDSVVDPLREFAKDKYRLVKHCHKPDGKEFTKVTFCMAAGFIVMGFVGFFMNLILIPINNIIVGSI